The Fusarium keratoplasticum isolate Fu6.1 chromosome 8, whole genome shotgun sequence genome includes a region encoding these proteins:
- a CDS encoding DUF3669 domain-containing protein: MGFCGSVWADVNSSANQTASCMKREDGGPGRSITNEYHIHRLVNNAVNSNPRHAASFRIPLCRGFLKKSDADWSKILLRLPPGSTSCNALLSEKVQPVSETARRLLAVNYAKDHDSEVIMGDKKNEHCLIRPYLGHRRHGWVRRPGKPAFFSLRNFPLHIDQMEELGMSIEPYAKTMAEGLAFLLWVARIDANDVEFVLARPRPSNSESSKFEANILGPHSMWIVDFGCCNPMPMDEEGVEIAARCFWRNDPFYPRPGSSNAADESLWGIFREQFLRVSEWILEDESSFVRELPARLIDKIIETRGKLD; this comes from the coding sequence CTTCTGCGGCAGCGTCTGGGCCGATGTGAATTCTTCAGCCAACCAGACTGCTTCATGCATGAAACGAGAGGATGGCGGCCCTGGCAGATCGATAACCAACGAGTACCATATCCATCGGCTCGTGAACAATGCTGTCAACTCAAATCCCCGACACGCCGCCAGCTTTCGCATCCCTTTATGTCGCGGTTTTCTCAAGAAAAGCGACGCAGACTGGTCGAAGATCCTGCTGCGACTGCCACCAGGCTCCACGTCCTGCAACGCGCTGCTCAGCGAGAAGGTTCAGCCAGTGTCAGAGACCGCCCGAAGATTGCTGGCGGTCAATTACGCAAAGGACCATGATAGTGAGGTGATTATgggcgacaagaagaacgagCACTGCCTCATCCGCCCGTACCTTGGCCATAGGAGACACGGTTGGGTTAGAAGACCGGGAAAGCCTGCGTTCTTCAGTTTGCGGAATTTCCCTCTTCATATCGACCAAATGGAAGAGCTCGGCATGTCGATTGAGCCGTACGCAAAGACAATGGCAGAGGGTCTTGCCTTTCTCCTATGGGTCGCGAGGATTGATGCCAACGACGTCGAGTTTGTCCTTGCCCGCCCTCGCCCGTCAAACTCGGAATCCAGCAAGTTTGAAGCAAATATTCTAGGACCTCATTCCATGTGGATTGTAGACTTTGGCTGCTGCAACCCGATGCCcatggatgaggaagggGTAGAGATTGCTGCTCGGTGTTTCTGGAGGAACGACCCCTTCTACCCGCGGCCCGGGAGTTCCAATGCCGCCGATGAGAGTCTTTGGGGGATCTTTCGGGAGCAGTTCCTAAGAGTCAGTGAGTGGATACTTGAGGATGAGTCGTCATTTGTGAGAGAGCTCCCTGCGCGTTTGATTGACAAGATTATTGAAACTAGAGGCAAGCTTGACTGA